TGGCCTCTAGTACTCTAAATTTAGTTGTTGCTGGAGCTGCACAAAATCAAGTTGGTAAGTGAATTGTTGTCTGTTGAGGGCTTGGAAATCTTTGCAGATGTTTTCCTTACCTttgaaatgtggattttttttatacaaCAGTGATaggtaactttttttttaagtagatTCCGTCATATTTATGCAGCTTAATGTTAGATTGCTCTTGAACAATGAAACAGGAATTCACTGAATTTTTAACTTTCCATTGCCAGTTATGTTGGAAGCAACTGCTGAGAACATCTTGCAGCAAGATTTCTGCCATGCCATCAAAGTGGGGGTGAAGCAGACCCAGCACATCATCCAGGGCATCCAGCAGCTGGTGAAGGAGCGGGGGGTGGTCAAGAGAACTGtccagaaattatttattgccCCTGAAGAGATCGTGGAACTTGCAAAGAAGTAAGTTCAGAACAAGTAATGCAGATGTAGGATTGTTTGTGAGTGTGCTTTCACCAGATTGGTATTTCtctaaataattttcaaacatttagtcctcaaaaaaaaaaaaaaaaaaaaaaaaaaccctgattaTAGAAGTGTTTTTTAAgttgtattttcaaaatttcttccttttctccctaAAGACTTGCTTCTAACAAGATCTATGCAGTGTTCACAGATTCAAGCCATGATAAAGTAAGTAATGACTTttgatataattattttttgagTTAATGTAATAATGAAACTGTAGGAGGATAGAGTTCTTTAAGCTTTTAGCTCAAGctctgtccctggaggtgttctAAGGAATCACTGGATGTGCCATGGCCTGGTTGACAATGTGGTGATCAtaggttggatttgatgatttCAGGGCctttttccaacctcagtgctACTGTAATTTAAGCTTGTCTTCTTCCCTGCATCTATTtgtaataataattaatttttttctaagtttttaACCTGACCAGAGTATTTGCTTATATTATATGGAGGTGGAGTcacatggaaagaaagaggagaaattgGGTGCAGGTCACTCCTGAAAGTTCTGGCTGGGCACAAGAGTAATGTTCTGCTTGGGAAAAATTCTCAGTCACTGGATTATCtccccagggaagaggtggattGCCCAGTGTGGGACATTTTTAGGATTCAGATGGGGAGGGTGCTGGGCCATCTTGTCTAGACTGCTCTTGCCAAGAAAAAGGTTGGACCAGACAACccttgaggtcccttccaacctcattattgATTTTTCAATTTGTGTGACAGTTCTGTTCCTTATTCCTTAAATTTTTGCAGATCTTTAAACGAAACAGCCCCAAACCTCAGTTGTTGTTCTGCCCTGTAGAGTTAACTGGTTGCAAATCCTCTGTTCTAGATTTCGAGAGATGAGGCAATCAACAAAATAAGGCTTGAAACAGAAGAACAGCTGAAAGGTAtcatttttgttaatattttaagAATGCTTTAATGGAGGTAGCACTGCTTGGAGTTAGAGTATCTAACTCTTTGTTGGAAGCTATTTTAGTAAAAGTTCTATAAAATCAATTCCCAACAATTTCTTTTCTATACCCAGAAAAATTTCCGGAGGCTGAGCCTTACGAAATCATGGAATCTTTCAATGTGGTTTCAAAGGACATTTTTAGAAATCTTGTGCTAAATGAATATAGAAGGTGGGTGTGTCAAACTCCTACTGATAATATTTCTGTCAGCTTTTAATCAAAGACTGTGGTTGAACTGATCTCTTCATCTCTCTTTGTCACTTCAGGTGTGATGGGAGAGATTTGACTTCCCTCAGAGACATTAAATGTGAAGTGAACATGTTCAAAATGCTTCATGGATCAGCCTTGTTTCAGAGAGGTCAAACACAGGTAGTGTCACTTAAACATCAGAAATGATCAATGAACTGTCAAAAGCTGGCAGATTAAATGCCaggtttcctttttctcttcacatttAAATAGCAAGAAGCAGAAGTGTGTGGGTTGGGAAGCACATTGGTGTGTAGGGCACTGCTAAATTGGGCACCTCATgagaaatcttttaaaaaagcagctTCATACGCAACCTGAGCCAAATAGGGAAATTTTACCCAAAAAATTGCAATAatgagaggatttttttctcttctttgccAAAAGTGTCAGCTGTTGGGTGGATTGAAGTAAGATCATATTTGAGATTTGGTCTTCTGTACTTTTATAGCTCCCTTTGCTAGAGGACTGTCAGCCATAGATCAGAGTTCTTATTGCACTGATTTAGGGTGGCAGTTCAGTGATTTACTCCTCAGTGTTGTCCCCTCTTATCCCACTAAAAATAACACCCACTGCAAGTCCATGTGGGAAACAGGCACAAACAACATTGTGCCTGCAGCTGGCCCTGTCTCTTACATCTTTCTTAGGGAGCAAACTGCTCTTGGCTCCTACTTAAGCAgcattaaattaatatttttaaatgggaTTGCTTGTAAGAATGTGTGGTCTTTGCAGACTAGGAGTAAGTTTGTGTGATAGAGAAAAAAGGTTCTACAAGTGGTAGCTGATGGCATCTCATGTGCTGCTGGACTTGTTCTTTTTGATTCTTCATAAACAGTAACATTTTTGAAGGCTGCAAGGCTTTAAGAggggtttattttttactttagctcattttcattttaggTTCTGTGTACAGTTACATTTGACTCTCTAGAGTCCAGTGTAAAGTCAGATGTTATCTCCACAGCAGTGAGGTATGTATGTCTTGGTGCTTTGGCAGTAGTAACAAGAGGATGAACATTTAATCATAAAATCCCCTTCAACTTCCACATAGTTACTTTTTTGGGActgaaaaatgtgtaaaattagACTTTGAAGTGGCCTGCTTTCTAGAGATCATGGCATGGGTTTGTGTTAGGGTGACATTAATTCCATAGCCCACATTTGAAACTGGAGAGTGTTACAAGTGACATCCAGTCTGgtttatgtatttaaaatatttatggaaaaTTTAACTTGGGATGTAGCGAGCTGGTCCTTGTGCTTTGAACACTTCCTTGCTGAAGTGAAATGGGTTCCCTTTAGAGCCACATTGCAGTGATGTCACCCCAGTGATTTCATCCCAGTGTGGGagcttttacattttaatgTCTCAGCTTTACTGTAGTTAAATCTTTGTTCCCTGGAAGAGTTTGTAATATTCTCTAATTTTGGTAGCTGTGGGTGATCAGCAATGTATTGATTTGTTGGCTTTGGCTGGGTCCATTTGTAATTAGTTTGAATTACCTGTTGTGTGTAACACATTCGGTTGCCCCTGTTTTGACATGatcttgtttttaattaatagtGGAATTAAAGATAAAAACTTCATGCTGCATTATGAGGTGAGACTTCTCCTGTGTTACAGCTTTCTGCATGATTGATAGAAGGGCTTCATGTCTTGCTTGTAAAGGTGCAGTTGATCACTTCCAAGGTTACAAATTAGCTCTAGATTTGCTAAAATGTATTTGTGCTAATTCATGCATCAATTTATATGAGCAGAAGTGCTGGTTTcctgaaaagcagcaggtaaTTTGTAAATTGCCAGTTTATACAGGCTTTTCATGCCATAACATTAGGTGAGCTCCTTCAGAACAGGTTCTTTCTGAAAGCAGGATTAACCTGTGCTATTATTTTTAGTAAACTCTATTAATATGTTCAGCTGACATGGCACAGCAATAGTAAATAAATCTTTTACATCTTGGATCTCTCTCAGCCTTTGGAGCTTGCCCAAAGTGTTTCCTACAGGCAACAGGCAGATCTTGTTCCATTATCTCTGacagaaataacatttctgcTTGGTGGTTTGACAAGTTCCTTTGGAGGAAGCTTCTTGTGTTCTCTCTTAGCTACCTTGCTACTGCTTTATTCTCTTTTGTCTTgtggaaataaaacatttactAAACATTACCTGAACTGGTCCTGGTTTGCAAACCAAGTGACTGATAGAAGTCATGTGGTggtttgattattttatttttaatgtgtaaTTACTTTGAGACGCACCAAAATTTTGAAGATGTTTTTGTCTAAGTGGatgttttaaaatggaaaagaaaagcaggttAATTTTGTGTGtacacttttttttgtttcatagtTTCCACCTTATGCAACCAATGAGATTGGCAAAGTTACTGTGATGAACAGAAGGGAGCTTGGACATGGTAAGTCCAGACTAGAGAAATGCCATGCTGAAAGTTCCAGTAttttatctgatttttatttatggaTCACTTAGTGGttattttgttgggttttttttaacaggtgCACTGGCAGAACGAGCTTTGAAACCAGTTATAccccaggatttcccattcaCAATCAGAGTTACTTCTGAAGTCTTGGAATCCAATGGTATTAGGATTTTCTTGTTTCTAACCGAGGCTGGAGACTAAATTTGTTTGACAAACTTCATTTATAGACATGCTAAATAATAGATTTCAGTTTAAATGTTCTTAAAACTAtcacctgaaatattttaaaataaaaagcacgTTCATGAAGAATGGAGCTTTCAAAATGGTATTTGGGGGCATTTTTATGCTACAGGATGAGGAAAATAACTGTAGCTTGTATTGAGACccatttttcagtgtttaatcctgtttttttcctgtattccAACTCCAGGCTCCTCCTCAATGGCTTCTGCATGCGGTGGAAGTTTAGCATTAATGGATGCAGGTACAAAATAAAGCACTTACAAGGATAAACCACATGTGATAATGTGCTGCAGGATCTGGACATGACCCAAGGCttctgaaatgtgtttttgtGCCACTCCTAGGAGTCCCAGTGTCAAATGCAGTGGCAGGTGTAGCCATAGGCCTGGTTACCAAGTGCAGTCAGGGCAAGGGGGACATTGAGGATTATCGCTTGCTGACAGACATCCTGGTGAGTGCTCTCACATCCTCCTCCTAAAATTGCTGCTCACTGCTGGAAAATACCTCTTGTGGCTTCTTCTGGAACCTTCCACCCAGTCAGTTCCAGAACATCACTCCTTGTCATGgatgtattttatgaaaaatcactttgacaggatttttctcctgacatgctgagaggcctcagaaattaaatgtaaaccatgattatctgctgctgtggataaaaggtgcatctttgattggcctcatgtggttgtttctaattaatggtcaGTCAtagtccagctgtctcagactctctgatcagtcacaagattttattatcattccaaTTCTGTTCTATTCCttttaagccttctgatgaaatcctttcttctactcttttagtatagttttagtatataattttcttttagtataatatataataaaataatgaatcagccttttgaaacatggagtcaagattctcatctctttgACCCATGCGAGCACCACCAAAACTCCTGGAAAAATTTGTTTCATCTTTTGTTTCATCACCCAAATTTCTCCCTCGTTCTGAAAAATTTGTATGATATGTCCAGTcatgtttcttatttttcatgtttttagtTATTTAAGCATTCATCAGCTTTCTCCTTCCAATTAATTTTGTCTTTCCTCATGGGAGAAAAAGATGAATAATTTACTGAAGGACACTGCATATTGGGGGAGAACGAGCACttgggagaggggctggggaggaaaatGTGCAGCCACTGGCAGCACAAGATCAGCTGTGGATGAGAAACTTGTCCACAAAAATTCTTGATTTCCGAGGAGAGAAAGGAACAGTTAATCCTGAACAGCAAATAAAGCTGAAGAAAACTTGGAAGTCTCAAAAGTAATTCCTCTGTACTTTTGGCATAGTGGAGAAAATGACTCCAACTTGGttttgtctgtgtgtgctggcagGGAATTGAAGATTACTATGGAGATATGGATTTCAAGATGGCAGGCACCAACAAAGGGATAACTGCACTGCAGGTATTGTGAGCTGGAATTTTCCTCCAAGTGAAACTCTGAGAGTATTAAAAGAGATTTCCTGACATGTTGATGGCACTTAATTCTTCTCATGTCAGGTTGATCTGAAGCTGCCAGGAATACCAATAAAAATTGTGGTGGAAGCTATTCAGCAAGCTACAGGTAGGTCTGTTCTTGCATTTACACCCATTTCATTATATTATAAACGGAATTAAGTTGTAGGAAACTAAACAATTAACTGTTCGTTTTTTGTTCTCATTGTGAGAAAAACAAGCTATCTTTATGAAATGGGTTTGGCTTCATCAGTAAGCTCTAAACCAACTTCAAAGTAACTTCAGCCATTGCATGATTGGGACTAACACACATTGCATGACTTTGTTGAAATTCAACAGGATAATGTTATAAATATAACATCAAACTTCCTCTCACATAAATTCAGCTATATTTACAAGTGAAACTTGCTGCCATCTGTATTCTGACATGTGCAGCTAAAATATTCTTGAAGCACATGAGAAAGTGAAGCTATGTGGTTTAATAAGGATTTAATGAGTTGGAAAACTTTCAGCCTGACATTCTCCAGCTAGGCAGGAGACAGGTTTTGACAAGGAATGTTTTCTACTGTATAACAAAAActtaatgtatttcttttaatcATATgtaaaattactgattttttaaaattattattgccTCTAGCTGCAAAGAGGGAGATTCTACAAATTATGAACCAGACACTGGCAAAACCCAGACCTAACAGAAAAGAAAGTGGACCAGTTGTAGGTAATGTTATTGTGTGAATTTCATAGCTTTTTAACAATATATTTCTgcttaaaatgccttttttttttaaatgattgaTTGTTATATATATTTGCCTTTATCCTGTGGGCATAATTTGTGGAGggattgtggggttttttttgttattttgaggAGATTGCTATTGCCACATGGGGCAGCACTCCTATTTCAGTGTACACCAAAAAACAATTTAAGTGCAGTTATGTGAAGCTCTGACAAAATCAGAATGGATGTAGATGAGAGTATCAGTATGGCTTAAGGTAATTTACAGTCATCAGAGTTTATTCTGTGTCTTCATTAATTTCAGTTCTTGCCTGTAATTACATCCCTGTTCAGCAGATACCACAGGTAGCTGTAAGAGATGAAAAGCTCCAGGAATGTGCCCTTTTGTGTGATAGCTTTCAAGATGATTATATTTAGCACTTCAAAggtttttaaatgttctttcaGAAACCATCCACGTTCCATTATCAAAAAGATTAAGATTCGTTGGTCCTGGGGCTTACAACTTGAAAAAACTTCAAGCACAGACTGGTGAGACATTTTTGATTCCTGTGATGATTTATCCTCACGTGTTTCCCTTTGTTTCACACTTGTATGTTGAGCTGTTTCAATGCTCAGTGCaaactggaaatgaaaaaattctGGTATCTGTAGAGTACAGGGAGATGCTCTGCTTTGGACCTGAAACCCTTAATGGTGTGGTGAACTTGATTAATGCTTCTCAGGGGATTGGggtggagaaaaggaggaaaaatcttatttccttttcctagaAGGGCCAAGAATTTTACCATTCTGGCTCCAAAGCACTTTCATTTCCCTCAGCTATTAATGCAAGTATTATTAAAATTCTCTAGGAAATTGATTCATAACCCTTAACATttattcaggattttttttgcaGCCTTTAAAggattataaaaataattttatgttcttttaTGGCCCACAAGTTTATTGAGGTATTTGCAAGGAGGTGGGTTGTTCAATGCCTAAACTGAACAAGATTAAATAATGATAAAGAACTTAATAATTAAGAATTAAATAATGTTAGAAGTCTGAGGTCTTAATGAGTGTGCAAAACCCTTCTGCTCTGAGCAAGTCTTTTCTGAGTGTGAATCTGTGCAGTGTGCCCTGACTGTGTCCCCAATCCCCTTTTCCAGGTGTGACTGTGAGCCAGCTGGATGAGGAGACCTATTCTGTGTTTGCCCCCACGCCAGGGGCGATGCACGAAGCCAGGGAGTTCATTGGGGAGATCTGCAAGGATGATGTGAGCTCACACTTCTGCTTTAGCTCCAGTTTGCTCTTTGTGCCTTCCTGTCTtactggtttctttttttttttttttctcttttacagcAAGAAGTTAATTTGGAATTTGGGGCAATTTACACAGCCACAATTACTGAAATAAGGTATAAAAAGTGCTTGGGAGTTGAAATTAACTTATTTACATAGctattacatattatataatatatagtatattgTATATgatatattgtatataatacATTGTATAGTGTATATTAtgatatatagtatatattatttatataatatatatatttatataattatatatagtatgtattatttatatgatattatttatattgtattatacatatattatattatatatataatatatatattatataatatatgtataatacaatatatgtataatatattatataatatatataataatatataattaggtatgtataatataatataatataatatatattatataatatatataatatatattatataacatatatataatatataattaggTATGTATACATACCTAATTATGATGtaatacatatattatataatatatataataatatatatattattatatatatgtattacaTCATAATTAGGTACGTAT
This window of the Ammospiza nelsoni isolate bAmmNel1 chromosome 3, bAmmNel1.pri, whole genome shotgun sequence genome carries:
- the PNPT1 gene encoding polyribonucleotide nucleotidyltransferase 1, mitochondrial, translated to MAAATSCGRAALGALARDGGGAAARWRRLLPPGRPALPWLCARGAAAGPKPGPGRAVTVEVGGRKMELSSGKLAKFADGSAVVQLGDTAVMVTAVSKTKPSPSQFMPLVVDYRQKAAAAGRIPTNYLRRELGSTDKEILTSRVIDRSIRPLFPAGYFYDTQILCNLLAVDGVNDPDILAINGASAALALSDIPWNGPIGAVRVGLVDGETVINPTRKEMASSTLNLVVAGAAQNQVVMLEATAENILQQDFCHAIKVGVKQTQHIIQGIQQLVKERGVVKRTVQKLFIAPEEIVELAKKLASNKIYAVFTDSSHDKISRDEAINKIRLETEEQLKEKFPEAEPYEIMESFNVVSKDIFRNLVLNEYRRCDGRDLTSLRDIKCEVNMFKMLHGSALFQRGQTQVLCTVTFDSLESSVKSDVISTAVSGIKDKNFMLHYEFPPYATNEIGKVTVMNRRELGHGALAERALKPVIPQDFPFTIRVTSEVLESNGSSSMASACGGSLALMDAGVPVSNAVAGVAIGLVTKCSQGKGDIEDYRLLTDILGIEDYYGDMDFKMAGTNKGITALQVDLKLPGIPIKIVVEAIQQATAAKREILQIMNQTLAKPRPNRKESGPVVETIHVPLSKRLRFVGPGAYNLKKLQAQTGVTVSQLDEETYSVFAPTPGAMHEAREFIGEICKDDQEVNLEFGAIYTATITEIRDSGVMVKLYPNMTPVLLHNSQLDQRKIKHPSALGLEVGQEIQVKYFGRDPTDGRMRLSRKILQSPASSSLKTLTDKNSIVLGGAVPQPSTSSQ